One genomic region from Bubalus bubalis isolate 160015118507 breed Murrah chromosome 24, NDDB_SH_1, whole genome shotgun sequence encodes:
- the HAGHL gene encoding hydroxyacylglutathione hydrolase-like protein isoform X1, protein MKVKVIPVLEDNYMYLVIEERTREAVAVDVAVPKRLLEIVGRERVSLTTVLTTHHHWDHARGNAELARLLPGLVVLGADERICALTRRLAHGEELRFGAIHVRCLLTPGHTLGHMSYFLWEEECLDPPAVFSGDALSVAGCGSRLEGTVQQMYQSLVETLGTLPPETKVFCGHEHTLGNLEFAQKVEPYNDHVKAKLSWAKQRDEDDVPTVPATLGEELLYNPFLRVAEESVRKFTGKAAPADVLDVLCRERASFERAAEPLQPQARALLALQWGLLSTPRQK, encoded by the exons ATGAAGGTCAAAGTCATCCCTGTGCTTGAGGACAACTACATGTACCTGGTCATCGAGGAGCGCACGCGGGAAGCTGTGGCCGTGGACGTGGCCGTGCCCAAAAGG CTGCTGGAGATCGTGGGCCGGGAGAGGGTATCACTGACCACTGTGCTGACAACCCATCACCACTG GGACCACGCTCGCGGCAACGCGGAACTGGCGAGGCTGCTGCCTGGTCTGGTGGTGTTGGGTGCGGACGAGCGCATCTGTGCGCTGACGCGCAGGCTGGCACATGGCGAGGAGCTGCGG TTTGGGGCCATCCACGTGCGCTGCCTCCTGACGCCCGGCCACACCTTGGGCCACATGAGCTACTTCCTGTGGGAAGAGGAGTGTCTGGACCCTCCCGCCGTGTTCTCGG GGGATGCACTGTCCGTGGCCGGCTGCGGCTCACGCCTGGAGGGCACAGTTCAGCAGATGTACCAGAGCTTGGTGGAGACCCTGGGCACCCTGCCCCCTGAGACA AAGGTGTTCTGTGGTCATGAGCACACACTGGGCAACCTCGAGTTCGCACAGAAAGTGGAGCCTTACAACGACCATGTGAAGGCCAAGCTGTCGTGGGCCAAG CAGAGGGATGAGGATGATGTGCCCACGGTGCCCGCAACCCTGGGGGAGGAACTCCTTTACAACCCCTTCCTGAGGGTGGC AGAGGAGTCTGTGCGCAAGTTCACAGGGAAGGCGGCCCCAGCTGACGTCCTGGACGTGCTCTGCAGGGAGCGAGCGAGCTTCGAGAGGGCGGCTGAGCCGCTGCAGCCACAGGCCCGGGCTCTCCTCGCGCTGCAGTGGGGGCTCCTGAGCACACCCCGGCAGAAGTGA
- the HAGHL gene encoding hydroxyacylglutathione hydrolase-like protein isoform X5 produces MKVKVIPVLEDNYMYLVIEERTREAVAVDVAVPKRLLEIVGRERVSLTTVLTTHHHWDHARGNAELARLLPGLVVLGADERICALTRRLAHGEELRFGAIHVRCLLTPGHTLGHMSYFLWEEECLDPPAVFSGDALSVAGCGSRLEGTVQQMYQSLVETLGTLPPETQRDEDDVPTVPATLGEELLYNPFLRVAEESVRKFTGKAAPADVLDVLCRERASFERAAEPLQPQARALLALQWGLLSTPRQK; encoded by the exons ATGAAGGTCAAAGTCATCCCTGTGCTTGAGGACAACTACATGTACCTGGTCATCGAGGAGCGCACGCGGGAAGCTGTGGCCGTGGACGTGGCCGTGCCCAAAAGG CTGCTGGAGATCGTGGGCCGGGAGAGGGTATCACTGACCACTGTGCTGACAACCCATCACCACTG GGACCACGCTCGCGGCAACGCGGAACTGGCGAGGCTGCTGCCTGGTCTGGTGGTGTTGGGTGCGGACGAGCGCATCTGTGCGCTGACGCGCAGGCTGGCACATGGCGAGGAGCTGCGG TTTGGGGCCATCCACGTGCGCTGCCTCCTGACGCCCGGCCACACCTTGGGCCACATGAGCTACTTCCTGTGGGAAGAGGAGTGTCTGGACCCTCCCGCCGTGTTCTCGG GGGATGCACTGTCCGTGGCCGGCTGCGGCTCACGCCTGGAGGGCACAGTTCAGCAGATGTACCAGAGCTTGGTGGAGACCCTGGGCACCCTGCCCCCTGAGACA CAGAGGGATGAGGATGATGTGCCCACGGTGCCCGCAACCCTGGGGGAGGAACTCCTTTACAACCCCTTCCTGAGGGTGGC AGAGGAGTCTGTGCGCAAGTTCACAGGGAAGGCGGCCCCAGCTGACGTCCTGGACGTGCTCTGCAGGGAGCGAGCGAGCTTCGAGAGGGCGGCTGAGCCGCTGCAGCCACAGGCCCGGGCTCTCCTCGCGCTGCAGTGGGGGCTCCTGAGCACACCCCGGCAGAAGTGA
- the HAGHL gene encoding hydroxyacylglutathione hydrolase-like protein isoform X4, with amino-acid sequence MKVKVIPVLEDNYMYLVIEERTREAVAVDVAVPKRLLEIVGRERVSLTTVLTTHHHWDHARGNAELARLLPGLVVLGADERICALTRRLAHGEELRFGAIHVRCLLTPGHTLGHMSYFLWEEECLDPPAVFSGDALSVAGCGSRLEGTVQQMYQSLVETLGTLPPETVFCGHEHTLGNLEFAQKVEPYNDHVKAKLSWAKRDEDDVPTVPATLGEELLYNPFLRVAEESVRKFTGKAAPADVLDVLCRERASFERAAEPLQPQARALLALQWGLLSTPRQK; translated from the exons ATGAAGGTCAAAGTCATCCCTGTGCTTGAGGACAACTACATGTACCTGGTCATCGAGGAGCGCACGCGGGAAGCTGTGGCCGTGGACGTGGCCGTGCCCAAAAGG CTGCTGGAGATCGTGGGCCGGGAGAGGGTATCACTGACCACTGTGCTGACAACCCATCACCACTG GGACCACGCTCGCGGCAACGCGGAACTGGCGAGGCTGCTGCCTGGTCTGGTGGTGTTGGGTGCGGACGAGCGCATCTGTGCGCTGACGCGCAGGCTGGCACATGGCGAGGAGCTGCGG TTTGGGGCCATCCACGTGCGCTGCCTCCTGACGCCCGGCCACACCTTGGGCCACATGAGCTACTTCCTGTGGGAAGAGGAGTGTCTGGACCCTCCCGCCGTGTTCTCGG GGGATGCACTGTCCGTGGCCGGCTGCGGCTCACGCCTGGAGGGCACAGTTCAGCAGATGTACCAGAGCTTGGTGGAGACCCTGGGCACCCTGCCCCCTGAGACA GTGTTCTGTGGTCATGAGCACACACTGGGCAACCTCGAGTTCGCACAGAAAGTGGAGCCTTACAACGACCATGTGAAGGCCAAGCTGTCGTGGGCCAAG AGGGATGAGGATGATGTGCCCACGGTGCCCGCAACCCTGGGGGAGGAACTCCTTTACAACCCCTTCCTGAGGGTGGC AGAGGAGTCTGTGCGCAAGTTCACAGGGAAGGCGGCCCCAGCTGACGTCCTGGACGTGCTCTGCAGGGAGCGAGCGAGCTTCGAGAGGGCGGCTGAGCCGCTGCAGCCACAGGCCCGGGCTCTCCTCGCGCTGCAGTGGGGGCTCCTGAGCACACCCCGGCAGAAGTGA
- the HAGHL gene encoding hydroxyacylglutathione hydrolase-like protein isoform X2 — MKVKVIPVLEDNYMYLVIEERTREAVAVDVAVPKRLLEIVGRERVSLTTVLTTHHHWDHARGNAELARLLPGLVVLGADERICALTRRLAHGEELRFGAIHVRCLLTPGHTLGHMSYFLWEEECLDPPAVFSGDALSVAGCGSRLEGTVQQMYQSLVETLGTLPPETVFCGHEHTLGNLEFAQKVEPYNDHVKAKLSWAKQRDEDDVPTVPATLGEELLYNPFLRVAEESVRKFTGKAAPADVLDVLCRERASFERAAEPLQPQARALLALQWGLLSTPRQK, encoded by the exons ATGAAGGTCAAAGTCATCCCTGTGCTTGAGGACAACTACATGTACCTGGTCATCGAGGAGCGCACGCGGGAAGCTGTGGCCGTGGACGTGGCCGTGCCCAAAAGG CTGCTGGAGATCGTGGGCCGGGAGAGGGTATCACTGACCACTGTGCTGACAACCCATCACCACTG GGACCACGCTCGCGGCAACGCGGAACTGGCGAGGCTGCTGCCTGGTCTGGTGGTGTTGGGTGCGGACGAGCGCATCTGTGCGCTGACGCGCAGGCTGGCACATGGCGAGGAGCTGCGG TTTGGGGCCATCCACGTGCGCTGCCTCCTGACGCCCGGCCACACCTTGGGCCACATGAGCTACTTCCTGTGGGAAGAGGAGTGTCTGGACCCTCCCGCCGTGTTCTCGG GGGATGCACTGTCCGTGGCCGGCTGCGGCTCACGCCTGGAGGGCACAGTTCAGCAGATGTACCAGAGCTTGGTGGAGACCCTGGGCACCCTGCCCCCTGAGACA GTGTTCTGTGGTCATGAGCACACACTGGGCAACCTCGAGTTCGCACAGAAAGTGGAGCCTTACAACGACCATGTGAAGGCCAAGCTGTCGTGGGCCAAG CAGAGGGATGAGGATGATGTGCCCACGGTGCCCGCAACCCTGGGGGAGGAACTCCTTTACAACCCCTTCCTGAGGGTGGC AGAGGAGTCTGTGCGCAAGTTCACAGGGAAGGCGGCCCCAGCTGACGTCCTGGACGTGCTCTGCAGGGAGCGAGCGAGCTTCGAGAGGGCGGCTGAGCCGCTGCAGCCACAGGCCCGGGCTCTCCTCGCGCTGCAGTGGGGGCTCCTGAGCACACCCCGGCAGAAGTGA
- the HAGHL gene encoding hydroxyacylglutathione hydrolase-like protein isoform X3: MKVKVIPVLEDNYMYLVIEERTREAVAVDVAVPKRLLEIVGRERVSLTTVLTTHHHWDHARGNAELARLLPGLVVLGADERICALTRRLAHGEELRFGAIHVRCLLTPGHTLGHMSYFLWEEECLDPPAVFSGDALSVAGCGSRLEGTVQQMYQSLVETLGTLPPETKVFCGHEHTLGNLEFAQKVEPYNDHVKAKLSWAKRDEDDVPTVPATLGEELLYNPFLRVAEESVRKFTGKAAPADVLDVLCRERASFERAAEPLQPQARALLALQWGLLSTPRQK, translated from the exons ATGAAGGTCAAAGTCATCCCTGTGCTTGAGGACAACTACATGTACCTGGTCATCGAGGAGCGCACGCGGGAAGCTGTGGCCGTGGACGTGGCCGTGCCCAAAAGG CTGCTGGAGATCGTGGGCCGGGAGAGGGTATCACTGACCACTGTGCTGACAACCCATCACCACTG GGACCACGCTCGCGGCAACGCGGAACTGGCGAGGCTGCTGCCTGGTCTGGTGGTGTTGGGTGCGGACGAGCGCATCTGTGCGCTGACGCGCAGGCTGGCACATGGCGAGGAGCTGCGG TTTGGGGCCATCCACGTGCGCTGCCTCCTGACGCCCGGCCACACCTTGGGCCACATGAGCTACTTCCTGTGGGAAGAGGAGTGTCTGGACCCTCCCGCCGTGTTCTCGG GGGATGCACTGTCCGTGGCCGGCTGCGGCTCACGCCTGGAGGGCACAGTTCAGCAGATGTACCAGAGCTTGGTGGAGACCCTGGGCACCCTGCCCCCTGAGACA AAGGTGTTCTGTGGTCATGAGCACACACTGGGCAACCTCGAGTTCGCACAGAAAGTGGAGCCTTACAACGACCATGTGAAGGCCAAGCTGTCGTGGGCCAAG AGGGATGAGGATGATGTGCCCACGGTGCCCGCAACCCTGGGGGAGGAACTCCTTTACAACCCCTTCCTGAGGGTGGC AGAGGAGTCTGTGCGCAAGTTCACAGGGAAGGCGGCCCCAGCTGACGTCCTGGACGTGCTCTGCAGGGAGCGAGCGAGCTTCGAGAGGGCGGCTGAGCCGCTGCAGCCACAGGCCCGGGCTCTCCTCGCGCTGCAGTGGGGGCTCCTGAGCACACCCCGGCAGAAGTGA